From the Patescibacteria group bacterium genome, the window ATTTCCTGATTTAATTTAAATTCTTTAAGCATAAAATTTATTAATATCCATACAATAAAAATAATTTCACTATGATTTTATTATAGATAACAAATTTTAATTAAGCACGCCATTTAAAAAGACTATAATTAATTCCCTTATCATAAACATCCAACCCCTCTTCTTTCTTAAGCCAGGCTATCACCTTATAAGTCAGCGGTGTACAAATTATCTCTAAGCCGACTTTCATTAGATAAATAGTAATTGATAAATTAAGCAAGGCGGCTAAAGGTAATAATCCAGCAAAGGCAACTACAGCAAAAATTGTCGTATCCACAGCTTGACCAAAAACAGTGGAACTAATGGTTCTGAGCCATAAATATTTACCTTGGGTTTTTATTTTTAATTTGGATAAAATATAAGAATTTACAAATTCACCGGCTAAGTAAGCTATTAAGCTAGCCAAGGCCAAACGTGGCACAAAACCTAAAATAGTTTCGAAAGCCGTCTGATTAGGCCAGTCTGAGGCTGGTGGCAAATATTGAACAATCAACAAAGTTACTGACATTAAAGCTAAACTGAAAAACCCCAACCAAATTACCAATCTGGCCCTAGCATAACCGTAAACCTCGGTCAGGACATCACCAAAAATATAAGCTAAGGGA encodes:
- a CDS encoding queuosine precursor transporter; this translates as MIQNKQIFSVIVGLFVAVLLVSNLASTKVVQLNGWLFDGGTILFPLAYIFGDVLTEVYGYARARLVIWLGFFSLALMSVTLLIVQYLPPASDWPNQTAFETILGFVPRLALASLIAYLAGEFVNSYILSKLKIKTQGKYLWLRTISSTVFGQAVDTTIFAVVAFAGLLPLAALLNLSITIYLMKVGLEIICTPLTYKVIAWLKKEEGLDVYDKGINYSLFKWRA